The Synchiropus splendidus isolate RoL2022-P1 chromosome 1, RoL_Sspl_1.0, whole genome shotgun sequence genome includes a window with the following:
- the LOC128766215 gene encoding uncharacterized protein LOC128766215 isoform X1, with translation MENERPSKEKAGFFRAVAFFTGDMQACGAWVNRQSLVIQLLDWILRGVAQVMFVNNPFSGLLIAVGLFLQNPWWALNGLVGTLVATVSALLFGYKRDAMSAGLQGYNGTLVGMLMAVFSAKEAWYWWLLLPNTFMSMLCPLVSGAFSSVTSKWDLPVFTLPFNVLLCLYMAATGASHPFFPEVAIQPERHMQPSNVSIMSLDFHKVGNEPTIILPLTNVCSLSARHSRSGGSRSGVRLWQSLDRRSDPAGLTGLLTCHLSSCCHWLSCRDSVWSRSGCPPWGHLLGTVGVQQCSFLHCHRWSLLCPHMANTSAGTNMCLLLCLYGLRHLQYDVSVWITSLHVAFLPVHSHLPPHFLRDGSRLQAAVVSRLLPRKESTLQETTITGLRGREAAVKSCSG, from the exons ATGGAGAATGAGAGACCTTCAAAAGAAAAAGCTGGATTCTTCAGAGCCGTCGCCTTCTTCACAGGGGACATGCAGGCTTGTGGAGCTTGGGTTAACA GGCAGTCTCTGGTTATACAGCTGCTGGACTGGATCCTCCGTGGTGTCGCCCAGGTGATGTTTGTCAACAACCCCTTCAGTGGACTCCTCATCGCTGTGGGGCTCTTCCTGCAGAACCCTTGGTgggctctgaatggacttgttgGAACTTTGGTCGCTACTGTGTCTGCGCTCCTGTTTGGATACAAAAG GGATGCCATGTCTGCTGGTCTGCAAGGCTACAATGGAACACTCGTGGGAATGTTGATGGCCGTTTTCTCAGCTAAAGAAGCCTGGTACTGGTGGCTCCTCCTGCCAAATACGTTCATGTCCATGCTGTG TCCTCTGGTGTCTGGTGCCTTTTCCTCTGTGACCAGTAAATGGGATCTTCCAGTCTTCACGCTGCCCTTCAATGTGTTGCTTTGCCTATACATGGCAGCCACTGGAGCCAGCCACCCTTTCTTCCCAGAG GTCGCAATACAGCCAGAGCGCCACATGCAGCCCTCGAATGTCTCCATCATGAGCCTTGATTTCCACAAGGTAGGAAATGAACCAACAATTATTTTACCACTAACAAACGTATGCTCTCTGTCAGCTCGCCATAGCCGTTCCGGTGGGAGTAGGTCAGGTGTACGGCTGTGGCAGTCCCTGGACAGGAGGTCTGATCCTGCTGGCCTTACTGGTCTGCTCACCTGTCATCTGTCTTCATGCTGTCATTGGCTCAGCTGCCGGGATTCTGTCTG GTCTCGCTCTGGCTGCCCCCCATGGGGACATCTACTCGGGACTGTGGGGGTACAACAGTGTTCTTTCCTGCATTGCCATCGGTGGAGTCTTCTATGTCCTCACATGGCAAACACATCTGCTGGCACTAATATGTG CCTTCTTCTGTGCTTATATGGCCTCCGCCATCTCCAATATGATGTCAGTG TTTGGATTACCAGCCTGCACGTGGCCTTTCTGCCTGTCCactctcatcttcctcctcatttcCTCCGAGACGGCAGCCGTCTGCAGGCTGCCGTTGTCAGTCGTCTCCTTCCCCGAAAAGAATCAACGCTACAGGAGACAACAATTACAGGCCtcagaggaagagaagcagcagtcaAGTCATGTTCCGGATGA
- the LOC128766215 gene encoding urea transporter 2-like isoform X2, which produces MENERPSKEKAGFFRAVAFFTGDMQACGAWVNRQSLVIQLLDWILRGVAQVMFVNNPFSGLLIAVGLFLQNPWWALNGLVGTLVATVSALLFGYKRDAMSAGLQGYNGTLVGMLMAVFSAKEAWYWWLLLPNTFMSMLCPLVSGAFSSVTSKWDLPVFTLPFNVLLCLYMAATGASHPFFPEVAIQPERHMQPSNVSIMSLDFHKLAIAVPVGVGQVYGCGSPWTGGLILLALLVCSPVICLHAVIGSAAGILSGLALAAPHGDIYSGLWGYNSVLSCIAIGGVFYVLTWQTHLLALICAFFCAYMASAISNMMSVFGLPACTWPFCLSTLIFLLISSETAAVCRLPLSVVSFPEKNQRYRRQQLQASEEEKQQSSHVPDDEQCPVRSCWD; this is translated from the exons ATGGAGAATGAGAGACCTTCAAAAGAAAAAGCTGGATTCTTCAGAGCCGTCGCCTTCTTCACAGGGGACATGCAGGCTTGTGGAGCTTGGGTTAACA GGCAGTCTCTGGTTATACAGCTGCTGGACTGGATCCTCCGTGGTGTCGCCCAGGTGATGTTTGTCAACAACCCCTTCAGTGGACTCCTCATCGCTGTGGGGCTCTTCCTGCAGAACCCTTGGTgggctctgaatggacttgttgGAACTTTGGTCGCTACTGTGTCTGCGCTCCTGTTTGGATACAAAAG GGATGCCATGTCTGCTGGTCTGCAAGGCTACAATGGAACACTCGTGGGAATGTTGATGGCCGTTTTCTCAGCTAAAGAAGCCTGGTACTGGTGGCTCCTCCTGCCAAATACGTTCATGTCCATGCTGTG TCCTCTGGTGTCTGGTGCCTTTTCCTCTGTGACCAGTAAATGGGATCTTCCAGTCTTCACGCTGCCCTTCAATGTGTTGCTTTGCCTATACATGGCAGCCACTGGAGCCAGCCACCCTTTCTTCCCAGAG GTCGCAATACAGCCAGAGCGCCACATGCAGCCCTCGAATGTCTCCATCATGAGCCTTGATTTCCACAAG CTCGCCATAGCCGTTCCGGTGGGAGTAGGTCAGGTGTACGGCTGTGGCAGTCCCTGGACAGGAGGTCTGATCCTGCTGGCCTTACTGGTCTGCTCACCTGTCATCTGTCTTCATGCTGTCATTGGCTCAGCTGCCGGGATTCTGTCTG GTCTCGCTCTGGCTGCCCCCCATGGGGACATCTACTCGGGACTGTGGGGGTACAACAGTGTTCTTTCCTGCATTGCCATCGGTGGAGTCTTCTATGTCCTCACATGGCAAACACATCTGCTGGCACTAATATGTG CCTTCTTCTGTGCTTATATGGCCTCCGCCATCTCCAATATGATGTCAGTG TTTGGATTACCAGCCTGCACGTGGCCTTTCTGCCTGTCCactctcatcttcctcctcatttcCTCCGAGACGGCAGCCGTCTGCAGGCTGCCGTTGTCAGTCGTCTCCTTCCCCGAAAAGAATCAACGCTACAGGAGACAACAATTACAGGCCtcagaggaagagaagcagcagtcaAGTCATGTTCCGGATGATGAACAATGTCCGGTGCGGAGCTGCTGGGATTAG